Proteins co-encoded in one Actinobacillus succinogenes 130Z genomic window:
- the pheS gene encoding phenylalanine--tRNA ligase subunit alpha — translation MQNLKQITEQARAALDELHDKGIEALENFRVEYFGKKGHFTQLMQGLRDVLPEERPAMGAKINEAKQTVLEILNAKKEQIEQAALNVKLEQERIDVSLPGRKVEAGGLHPVSITIGRVTKFFSELGFSVESGPEIESDYYNFDALNIPKHHPARADHDTFWFNPELLLRTQTSGVQIRTMEKKQPPIRIMAPGRVYRNDYDQTHTPMFHQIELLYVDKNANFTELKGLLHDFLRAFFEEDLQVRFRPSYFPFTEPSAEVDVMGKNGKWLEVLGCGMVHPNVLRNVGIDPNEYSGFAVGMGVERLTMLRYNVTDLRSFFENDLRFLKQFK, via the coding sequence ATGCAAAACCTTAAACAAATTACAGAACAAGCTCGGGCAGCGCTTGATGAATTGCATGATAAAGGCATCGAAGCTTTAGAAAATTTCCGTGTAGAATATTTTGGTAAAAAAGGGCATTTTACCCAGTTAATGCAAGGTTTGCGCGATGTTTTACCGGAAGAGCGTCCGGCAATGGGGGCAAAAATTAACGAGGCGAAACAAACGGTATTAGAAATTCTTAATGCTAAAAAAGAACAAATCGAACAAGCGGCATTAAATGTCAAATTAGAGCAGGAGCGTATTGATGTCAGTCTGCCGGGTCGTAAAGTGGAAGCGGGCGGCTTGCATCCGGTTTCTATTACTATCGGACGTGTGACGAAGTTCTTCTCCGAATTGGGATTCAGTGTAGAAAGCGGACCTGAAATTGAGAGCGATTACTATAATTTTGACGCATTAAATATTCCGAAACACCATCCGGCACGAGCGGATCATGATACTTTCTGGTTTAATCCCGAATTATTACTTCGAACTCAAACCTCCGGCGTACAAATCCGAACCATGGAGAAAAAGCAGCCGCCAATCCGTATTATGGCACCGGGACGGGTATACCGTAACGATTACGATCAAACCCACACGCCTATGTTCCATCAAATCGAATTACTGTATGTGGATAAAAATGCAAACTTTACCGAATTGAAAGGGTTGTTGCACGATTTTTTACGGGCTTTTTTCGAAGAAGATTTGCAAGTGCGTTTTCGTCCCTCTTATTTCCCGTTTACGGAACCTTCGGCAGAAGTCGATGTAATGGGTAAAAACGGTAAGTGGCTGGAAGTGTTAGGTTGCGGTATGGTACATCCCAACGTCTTGCGCAATGTGGGGATTGATCCGAACGAATACAGCGGTTTTGCCGTAGGTATGGGGGTGGAACGTTTAACTATGTTACGTTACAACGTAACGGATTTACGTTCGTTCTTTGAAAACGATCTGCGTTTCTTAAAACAATTCAAATAG
- the pheT gene encoding phenylalanine--tRNA ligase subunit beta, producing MKFSENWVREWVNPAVNTDELCDQITMLGLEVDGVEPVAGEFSGVVVGEVVECAQHPDADKLRVTKVNVGGDRLLDIVCGAPNCRQGLKVACAMDGAVLPGNFNIKKTKLRGQPSEGMLCSFSELGMSEDHSGIMELPQDAPIGRDLREYLDLNDKEVEISLTPNRADCLSIAGVAREIGVVNRATVTEPVITNVAPTIPDKIAIDVSAPEACPRYLLRSVKNVNVKAATPMWMKEKLRRCGIRSIDPVVDITNYILLELGQPMHAFDAATVAQPVQVRMAKEGEKLVLLDGNTATLQSNTLVIADQNGPLAMAGIFGGAASGVNADTKDIILESAFFAPLAITGRARQYGLHTDASHRFERGVDFQLQHKAMERATALLLAICGGEAGEICEAVSEQHLPKLKEVQLRRSKLDALLGHHIETETVTDIFQRLGLSVRYENDVWTVTSASWRFDIEIEEDLIEEVARIYGYNNIPNNAPLAHLTMREHKESDLEIDRIKTALVSADFHEAITYSFVDPKIQSMLHPAVKPLILPNPISGEMSAMRVSLLTGLLGAVLYNQNRQQTRVRLFETGLRFIPDASAEFGVRQEFVFAAVMTGAKYNEHWTTKSESADFYDLKGYIENLLSLTAVGDRVKFVAKALPAFHPGQSAVLVLDGEEIGYIGQIHPSIAQKLGLNGKTFAAEILVEKVSRRNVAVAKEISKFPANRRDLALVVADNVPASDIIDACRAVGGEKLVAVNLFDVYQGAGVAEGMKSLAISLTIQDTEKTLAEEDINAVISAVLAELKQRFNATLRD from the coding sequence ATGAAATTTAGTGAAAATTGGGTACGTGAGTGGGTGAATCCGGCGGTTAATACGGATGAGTTATGTGATCAAATTACCATGCTTGGTTTGGAAGTAGACGGCGTTGAACCCGTAGCCGGTGAGTTCAGCGGCGTAGTGGTGGGTGAAGTCGTGGAATGTGCGCAACACCCGGATGCGGATAAATTACGCGTAACCAAAGTGAATGTGGGAGGCGACCGCTTATTGGATATTGTATGCGGCGCACCAAACTGCCGACAAGGTTTAAAAGTCGCTTGCGCAATGGATGGAGCCGTTTTACCGGGTAATTTCAACATTAAGAAAACCAAGTTACGCGGTCAGCCTTCCGAAGGGATGCTTTGCTCGTTCAGCGAATTAGGTATGTCGGAAGATCACAGCGGTATTATGGAATTACCGCAGGATGCGCCGATTGGCCGGGATTTACGCGAATACCTTGATTTAAACGATAAAGAAGTTGAAATCAGTCTGACGCCGAACCGAGCGGACTGTTTAAGTATTGCCGGCGTAGCGCGGGAAATCGGAGTGGTTAACCGAGCGACAGTTACGGAGCCGGTGATTACAAATGTCGCGCCGACCATCCCGGATAAGATTGCCATTGACGTCTCCGCACCGGAAGCTTGTCCGCGTTATTTATTACGTTCGGTGAAAAATGTCAACGTGAAAGCGGCAACACCGATGTGGATGAAAGAAAAACTTCGTCGTTGCGGTATTCGTTCCATTGATCCGGTTGTGGATATAACCAACTACATTCTGCTTGAACTCGGTCAGCCTATGCATGCCTTTGATGCGGCGACGGTAGCGCAACCGGTACAAGTTCGTATGGCTAAAGAAGGAGAAAAACTCGTTCTGCTGGACGGTAATACGGCGACATTACAAAGCAATACTTTAGTCATTGCCGATCAAAACGGTCCGCTGGCAATGGCCGGTATTTTCGGCGGGGCGGCAAGCGGTGTGAATGCCGACACCAAAGATATTATTTTAGAATCGGCATTTTTTGCTCCGCTGGCGATTACCGGACGTGCCCGCCAATACGGTTTGCATACGGATGCGTCTCATCGTTTCGAACGTGGCGTGGATTTCCAATTACAACACAAAGCCATGGAAAGAGCGACCGCTCTTTTACTGGCGATTTGCGGCGGCGAGGCCGGAGAAATCTGTGAGGCGGTCAGCGAACAGCATTTACCTAAACTGAAAGAGGTACAATTACGCCGTAGTAAACTGGATGCTTTATTGGGGCACCATATTGAAACGGAAACCGTCACCGACATTTTCCAACGTTTAGGCTTATCTGTCCGTTATGAAAACGACGTGTGGACGGTGACATCGGCCAGTTGGCGTTTTGACATTGAAATTGAAGAAGATTTAATCGAAGAAGTGGCGCGTATTTACGGTTATAACAATATTCCGAATAATGCGCCGTTAGCGCATTTAACAATGCGCGAGCACAAAGAATCGGATTTAGAAATCGACCGAATTAAGACCGCACTTGTATCCGCAGATTTTCATGAGGCGATAACATACAGTTTTGTCGATCCGAAAATTCAAAGTATGTTGCATCCTGCCGTTAAACCGTTGATTTTGCCTAATCCGATTTCCGGTGAAATGTCGGCAATGCGGGTTTCTTTATTAACCGGTTTATTAGGTGCCGTTCTTTATAACCAAAATCGTCAGCAGACGCGAGTTCGTCTGTTTGAAACCGGATTACGTTTTATTCCTGACGCTTCGGCGGAATTCGGTGTTCGCCAGGAATTTGTCTTCGCAGCGGTGATGACAGGCGCCAAATATAACGAACATTGGACAACAAAATCCGAATCTGCTGACTTTTACGACTTAAAAGGTTATATTGAAAACCTATTATCCTTGACCGCCGTCGGCGACAGAGTAAAATTTGTAGCAAAAGCTTTACCGGCATTTCATCCGGGGCAATCTGCGGTGTTAGTGTTGGACGGTGAAGAAATCGGCTATATCGGTCAAATTCATCCGAGTATTGCACAAAAATTAGGATTAAACGGCAAAACCTTTGCCGCCGAGATTTTAGTGGAAAAAGTTTCCCGACGTAATGTTGCGGTAGCGAAAGAAATTTCTAAATTCCCGGCAAACCGTCGCGACTTGGCGTTAGTCGTTGCCGATAACGTGCCGGCAAGCGATATTATCGATGCATGCCGAGCCGTAGGAGGCGAAAAATTAGTCGCTGTGAATCTATTTGATGTCTATCAGGGGGCAGGTGTAGCGGAAGGCATGAAGAGCCTGGCTATCAGTCTGACTATCCAGGACACGGAAAAAACCCTAGCCGAAGAAGATATTAATGCTGTTATCTCTGCCGTATTGGCCGAACTGAAACAACGCTTTAATGCAACTTTGAGAGATTAA
- the folP gene encoding dihydropteroate synthase, protein MKLQANGKILDLSQPQIMGILNFTPDSFSDNGKFFSLDKALIQVDKMLNEGAAIIDIGGESTRPMAEEVSEQEELERVVPLVEAVRQRFDCWISVDTSKAAVMRESAKAGMDMINDIRALQEPDALETAVTLALPTCIMHMQGQPRTMQSAPQYDDVVEEVLQFLQNRTALCLKAGMKNENIIWDVGFGFGKTVCHNYRLLQQSARFAVHGYPVLAGLSRKSMIGAILDKPVDQRVIGSVTGALLAAQNGATILRVHDVAETADALKIWQATVHA, encoded by the coding sequence ATGAAGCTTCAAGCAAACGGTAAAATCTTAGATTTATCCCAACCGCAAATTATGGGAATTTTGAATTTTACACCCGATTCGTTTTCAGATAACGGAAAATTCTTCAGTTTAGACAAAGCACTGATTCAAGTTGATAAAATGCTGAATGAAGGGGCGGCAATTATCGATATCGGTGGCGAGTCAACCCGTCCGATGGCTGAGGAGGTCAGTGAGCAGGAAGAGCTTGAACGCGTGGTTCCCCTTGTGGAAGCCGTGCGTCAGCGTTTTGATTGCTGGATTTCGGTGGATACGTCAAAAGCGGCGGTTATGCGGGAATCGGCGAAAGCGGGGATGGATATGATTAATGACATTCGCGCTTTGCAGGAACCCGATGCATTGGAAACCGCAGTAACATTGGCGTTGCCCACCTGTATCATGCACATGCAGGGGCAGCCGCGCACAATGCAGTCTGCACCGCAATATGACGATGTCGTGGAAGAGGTATTGCAATTTTTGCAAAACCGGACCGCACTTTGTTTAAAAGCCGGGATGAAGAATGAAAACATTATTTGGGACGTCGGTTTCGGTTTTGGTAAAACTGTTTGCCACAATTACCGCTTATTGCAACAATCCGCCCGTTTTGCGGTGCACGGTTATCCCGTTTTAGCGGGGCTTTCGCGCAAATCCATGATTGGAGCGATATTAGATAAACCGGTTGATCAGCGTGTTATCGGGAGTGTGACGGGCGCACTGCTTGCCGCGCAAAACGGTGCAACCATTTTGCGGGTTCACGATGTAGCGGAAACCGCTGACGCATTAAAAATCTGGCAGGCAACGGTTCATGCATAA
- a CDS encoding MFS transporter: MQTHHKPANLVAFAFLLIAFLTGTASAFQMPTLSLFLSQEIHVSPFMVGTFYAVNAVMGIFVSQLVARYSDKQDDRRKIIIGCCLIAIFGSLIFAFNRNYYVLAFFGTFFLGLGSSSNPQSFAFAREYAEYSRREAVMFTTIMRTQISLAWIIGPPVSFAIALNWGFNYMYLVAGLAFLFCALLTATMLPKISRKQMLKTESAPLSAPSDNRKSVSYLFIACFLMWMCNSMYLISMPLYTIHELHLSENLAGTLMGTAAGLEIPVMLIGGYLTKFFRKKTLILTALLAGFTFNLLLLFLHETWQLVTLQALNAVFIGIIATLGMVYFQDLMPRQMGAATTLFGNAAKGSWILGGPIAGLIAEHWGYSSVFYLSVIIVLISFYCMWKVKSV; this comes from the coding sequence ATGCAAACCCATCACAAACCTGCCAATCTTGTTGCTTTCGCCTTTTTGCTGATTGCATTTTTAACCGGAACGGCATCAGCCTTTCAAATGCCGACGCTCAGCCTGTTTTTATCCCAAGAAATTCACGTCTCGCCTTTCATGGTGGGAACCTTCTATGCCGTAAATGCAGTGATGGGAATCTTCGTCAGTCAGCTGGTCGCCCGTTATTCCGATAAACAGGATGATCGTCGTAAAATCATCATCGGTTGCTGTTTAATTGCCATTTTCGGCAGTCTTATTTTTGCCTTCAACCGAAATTATTACGTATTGGCCTTTTTCGGTACGTTCTTTCTGGGTTTAGGTTCTTCGTCCAATCCGCAGTCTTTCGCCTTTGCCCGCGAATATGCCGAATACAGCCGGCGGGAAGCGGTGATGTTTACCACCATTATGCGGACCCAGATTTCATTGGCGTGGATTATCGGTCCGCCGGTTTCCTTTGCTATCGCATTAAACTGGGGATTTAATTATATGTATCTGGTGGCGGGCTTGGCATTTTTATTTTGTGCGCTGTTAACCGCTACTATGCTGCCCAAAATCAGCCGCAAACAAATGCTGAAAACCGAATCCGCGCCGTTAAGCGCACCAAGCGACAACCGTAAATCCGTGTCTTATCTGTTCATCGCCTGTTTTTTGATGTGGATGTGCAACAGTATGTATTTGATTTCCATGCCGTTGTACACCATTCATGAGTTACATTTGTCGGAAAATTTGGCAGGAACCTTAATGGGAACAGCTGCCGGTCTGGAAATTCCCGTTATGTTGATCGGCGGTTATCTCACCAAATTTTTTCGAAAAAAAACCTTAATTTTGACCGCACTTTTGGCCGGTTTTACCTTCAATCTGCTGTTACTTTTTCTGCATGAAACTTGGCAGCTTGTTACATTACAAGCGCTAAATGCGGTTTTTATCGGTATTATCGCCACTCTCGGCATGGTTTATTTTCAGGATCTCATGCCGCGTCAAATGGGGGCCGCCACTACACTATTCGGTAACGCGGCAAAAGGCAGTTGGATTCTAGGCGGTCCAATCGCCGGGTTAATCGCGGAACACTGGGGCTACAGCTCGGTATTTTATTTATCCGTGATTATTGTGCTGATCAGCTTTTACTGTATGTGGAAGGTGAAGTCAGTTTAA
- the pgi gene encoding glucose-6-phosphate isomerase: protein MQNINPTKTTAWKALEQHKAELAETTIKDLFQREQNRFDNYSLTFNNEMLVDFAKNKITQDTLKLLRQLAKECALDEAKEAMFTGEKINRTENRAVLHTALRNRSNKPVLVDSKDVMPEVNEVLAKMKAFSERVISGEWKGYTGKAITDVVNIGIGGSDLGPYMVTEALRPYKNHLTMHFVSNVDGTHIAEVFKKTDPETTLFLVASKTFTTQETMTNAKSARDWFLAAAKDEKHVAKHFAALSTNATEVAKFGIDTDNMFGFWDWVGGRYSLWSAIGLSIALSVGFDNFEQLLAGAHEMDKHFRNTPIEQNIPTTLALVGLWNTNFQGAQTEAILPYDQYLHRFAAYFQQGNMESNGKYVGRDGEVINNYQTGPIIWGEPGTNGQHAFYQLIHQGTTLIPCDFIAPAKTHNPLADHHSKLLSNFFAQTEALAFGKTKETVEEEFLKAGKNLDEVKNVVPFKVFAGNKPTNSILLQEITPFSLGALIAMYEHKIFVQGIIFNIFSFDQWGVELGKQLANRILPELSGNEPINSHDSSTNGLINQFKAWR from the coding sequence AACAGCATGGAAAGCATTAGAACAGCATAAAGCGGAATTAGCCGAAACTACGATCAAAGATCTTTTTCAACGGGAACAGAATCGTTTCGATAATTATTCATTAACTTTTAATAACGAAATGTTAGTGGATTTCGCTAAAAATAAAATTACTCAGGATACTTTAAAATTATTGCGTCAATTGGCAAAAGAATGTGCATTGGACGAAGCCAAAGAAGCGATGTTTACGGGCGAAAAAATCAACCGTACGGAAAATCGCGCCGTATTACATACCGCCTTGCGTAACCGCTCGAACAAGCCTGTGTTGGTCGACAGTAAAGATGTGATGCCGGAAGTTAATGAAGTCTTGGCAAAAATGAAAGCTTTCAGCGAACGCGTAATTTCCGGCGAATGGAAAGGCTACACCGGCAAAGCCATTACCGATGTGGTGAATATCGGTATCGGCGGATCGGATCTCGGCCCTTACATGGTAACGGAAGCTTTACGTCCGTATAAAAATCACTTGACTATGCATTTTGTTTCCAATGTGGACGGTACTCATATTGCGGAAGTCTTTAAGAAAACCGACCCGGAAACCACTTTATTTTTAGTGGCGTCAAAAACCTTTACTACTCAGGAAACCATGACCAATGCGAAATCTGCCCGCGATTGGTTCCTGGCGGCGGCAAAAGACGAAAAACACGTGGCAAAACATTTTGCCGCACTTTCGACCAATGCGACGGAGGTGGCGAAATTCGGTATTGATACCGACAACATGTTCGGTTTCTGGGATTGGGTCGGCGGACGTTATTCATTATGGTCGGCTATCGGTTTGTCCATTGCGCTTTCCGTAGGTTTTGACAATTTCGAACAATTATTGGCCGGCGCTCATGAAATGGATAAACATTTCCGGAATACGCCGATTGAACAAAATATTCCGACCACATTGGCGTTAGTAGGGTTATGGAATACCAATTTCCAAGGTGCGCAAACCGAAGCGATTTTACCTTACGATCAATATCTGCACCGTTTTGCGGCATATTTCCAACAGGGTAACATGGAATCCAACGGTAAATACGTGGGACGTGACGGCGAAGTAATTAACAATTATCAAACCGGTCCGATTATTTGGGGCGAACCGGGTACCAACGGTCAACACGCGTTCTATCAATTAATTCATCAGGGTACCACGTTAATTCCTTGCGATTTCATTGCACCGGCGAAAACTCATAATCCGTTGGCGGACCACCACAGCAAATTACTGTCTAACTTCTTTGCCCAAACTGAAGCGCTGGCTTTCGGTAAAACCAAAGAAACCGTGGAAGAAGAATTTTTGAAAGCCGGCAAAAATTTAGACGAAGTGAAAAATGTGGTGCCGTTCAAAGTTTTCGCCGGCAACAAACCGACCAACTCGATTTTATTGCAAGAAATTACGCCGTTTAGTTTAGGCGCTCTAATTGCCATGTACGAACATAAAATCTTCGTACAAGGTATTATCTTCAATATTTTCAGTTTCGACCAATGGGGCGTAGAATTAGGTAAACAACTGGCAAACCGCATTCTGCCCGAATTAAGCGGCAATGAGCCAATCAATAGTCACGATAGCTCGACCAACGGCTTAATCAACCAATTCAAAGCTTGGCGGTAA
- the glmM gene encoding phosphoglucosamine mutase → MAERKYFGTDGVRGKVGSFPITPDFALKLGWAAGKVLATHGSKKVLIGKDTRISGYMLESALEAGLTAAGLSAVFVGPMPTPAVAYLTRTFRAEAGVVISASHNPYDDNGIKFFSAEGTKLPDDVEEAIEALLEQPMDCVESAELGKASRINDAAGRYIEFCKSTFPTSLSLEGYKIVVDCAHGATYHIAPSVLRELGAEIIEIGTKPNGLNINEKCGATDIEALRHKVLEIGADVGLAYDGDGDRIMMVDHLGNKVDGDQILYIIARETLRAGHLKGGVVGTLMSNMSLEIALKQLGIPFLRANVGDRYVLEKMQENGWKLGGENSGHIIILDKNTTGDGIIASLAVLTAMAQHKLSLHELTGAVKLFPQVLINVRFAGGENPLNSEKVKAVAAEVEQRLAGKGRILLRKSGTEPLIRVMVECEDAVLAQKSAEEIAEAVKNS, encoded by the coding sequence ATGGCAGAACGTAAATATTTCGGTACTGACGGTGTGCGCGGTAAAGTAGGCTCATTCCCGATTACCCCGGATTTTGCATTAAAACTGGGGTGGGCGGCCGGCAAAGTGCTGGCGACTCATGGTTCGAAAAAAGTACTTATCGGTAAGGATACCCGCATTTCCGGCTATATGCTGGAATCCGCATTGGAAGCCGGTTTGACGGCAGCCGGTTTGTCCGCTGTTTTCGTCGGTCCGATGCCGACGCCGGCCGTGGCTTATTTAACCCGTACTTTCCGTGCTGAAGCGGGTGTGGTGATTTCCGCCTCCCATAATCCCTATGATGATAACGGCATTAAATTTTTCTCCGCTGAGGGGACGAAATTGCCGGATGATGTGGAAGAAGCTATCGAAGCCTTATTGGAACAGCCGATGGATTGCGTAGAGTCTGCGGAATTGGGTAAAGCCAGCCGGATTAACGATGCAGCCGGTCGTTATATTGAGTTCTGTAAAAGTACATTCCCGACTTCATTAAGTTTGGAAGGTTATAAAATTGTGGTGGACTGCGCTCATGGCGCCACCTATCACATTGCGCCGAGCGTATTACGCGAATTGGGGGCCGAAATAATTGAGATCGGGACTAAACCGAACGGTTTGAATATTAACGAAAAATGCGGTGCGACGGATATTGAAGCATTACGGCATAAAGTATTGGAGATAGGTGCCGATGTGGGCTTGGCTTACGACGGCGACGGCGACCGCATTATGATGGTGGATCACTTAGGCAATAAAGTGGACGGCGACCAAATTCTTTATATTATTGCCCGCGAAACCTTACGTGCCGGTCACTTAAAAGGTGGTGTGGTCGGCACCTTAATGAGCAATATGAGTCTGGAAATCGCCTTAAAACAACTGGGTATTCCGTTTTTACGCGCCAATGTAGGTGATCGTTACGTATTGGAAAAAATGCAGGAAAACGGCTGGAAACTCGGCGGTGAGAATTCAGGGCACATCATTATTCTGGATAAAAATACCACCGGTGACGGTATTATCGCTTCATTAGCGGTCTTAACGGCGATGGCGCAACATAAATTGAGTCTGCACGAACTTACCGGTGCGGTGAAATTATTCCCGCAAGTTTTGATTAACGTCCGTTTTGCCGGCGGTGAAAATCCGTTAAACAGTGAAAAAGTGAAAGCGGTTGCGGCGGAAGTCGAACAACGCTTAGCGGGTAAAGGCCGTATTCTATTACGCAAATCCGGTACGGAACCGTTAATTCGCGTAATGGTGGAATGTGAAGATGCCGTGTTGGCACAAAAATCCGCGGAAGAAATTGCCGAAGCGGTGAAAAACAGTTAA
- a CDS encoding integration host factor subunit alpha has translation MTLTKVEIAENLTRKLELNKTEAKAMVESFFEEIRATLADGHNVKLSGFGNFELRDKASRPGRNPKTGENIPVSARRVVVFRPGQKLRARVEKSKPKG, from the coding sequence ATGACATTAACGAAAGTCGAAATAGCGGAAAATCTGACGCGCAAACTTGAGCTGAACAAAACCGAAGCGAAAGCGATGGTGGAAAGTTTCTTTGAAGAAATTCGGGCGACATTGGCTGACGGACATAATGTGAAATTATCAGGCTTCGGTAATTTCGAGCTAAGGGATAAAGCTTCTCGTCCCGGGCGAAACCCTAAAACCGGTGAAAACATACCGGTTTCTGCCCGCCGGGTCGTAGTGTTCAGACCCGGTCAGAAATTACGTGCCCGCGTGGAAAAATCGAAACCTAAAGGCTAA